One part of the Dermacentor silvarum isolate Dsil-2018 chromosome 6, BIME_Dsil_1.4, whole genome shotgun sequence genome encodes these proteins:
- the LOC119455526 gene encoding uncharacterized protein LOC119455526, which yields MLLFATTILLLAGLTQQQSTQELNAYVDKILKDELPSEAKLIDPLTVRGFSFHIRDHPHYAHVKFEPSTITGLSTIHRSGDCSSYSRFPYRVYVGCNVTYGVIKVHVKSQLKYDHNSTTVTADTTFPEVHGRLYVSVGAWKGPRAHAYPKLGNFTTAFTGLDENPDTQKLRWGYYEVIRDVLALSIERTLSWAIADSAGKVLWPCC from the exons ATGCTTCTCTTCGCAACCACGATTCTGCTCTTGGCAG GCCTCACTCAACAGCAGTCCACCCAAGAGCTCAATGCATACGTGGACAAGATACTGAAGGATGAGCTGCCCAGTGAGGCGAAGCTCATCGACCCGCTGACAGTACGCGGTTTCAGCTTCCACATCAGGGACCACCCCCACTACGCCCACGTCAAGTTCGAGCCCTCAACGATTACGGGTCTGAGCACCATCCATCGCTCGGGAGACTGCTCTTCTTACAGCCGGTTCCCGTACCGCGTCTACGTCGGCTGTAACGTCACTTATGGAGTAATCAAG GTGCATGTCAAGAGCCAGCTGAAGTACGACCACAACAGCACGACCGTCACGGCCGACACCACTTTCCCTGAGGTCCACGGCCGCCTCTACGTGTCCGTGGGCGCCTGGAAGGGACCAAGGGCTCACGCCTACCCCAAGCTCGGAAACTTCACAACCGCATTCACCGGTCTCGACGAAAACCCCGACACCCAGAAACTGCGCTGGGGATACTACGAGGTCATCCGCGATGTTCTGGCTCTGAGCATTGAGAGGACCCTGTCCTGGGCCATCGCCGACAGTGCCGGCAAGGTTCTCTGGCCTTGCTGCTAG